From a region of the Candidatus Dadabacteria bacterium genome:
- the mnmA gene encoding tRNA 2-thiouridine(34) synthase MnmA, with protein MGKRIVVAMSGGVDSATTAAILKSQGHEVIGVTMQLWDYGESEGGCCSADEVCDARRVAYEIGIPHYVVNYMDSFRELVVSDFVSKYDSGETPIPCVLCNQFMKFDFLLKRALELDADFLATGHYARISRSAETGEYSLERAVDPAKDQSYFLFTLGQRELQKLIFPLGDKTKTEVRKIAESMGLRVATKAESMGVCFITGDGYREFLEPYLKRGKIEGDIVDMKGNPVARHRGIASFTIGQRRGLGFAKGKPMYVVGIDAERNEVRVGEEKDLYSSSLAAGNLSWVSGPPEGEIEVRSKIRYRHGAVPSRVAVMDDGDAIVSFSEPQKAVTPGQAIVFYKDETVMGGGWIKGARVQ; from the coding sequence ATGGGAAAGAGAATCGTAGTAGCCATGAGCGGAGGGGTCGATAGTGCAACCACCGCCGCCATTCTTAAGTCCCAGGGGCATGAAGTCATAGGAGTGACCATGCAGCTTTGGGACTACGGGGAGAGCGAGGGAGGATGCTGCTCCGCGGATGAGGTCTGCGACGCGAGAAGAGTCGCGTATGAGATAGGCATACCTCACTACGTGGTAAATTACATGGATTCCTTCAGGGAGCTTGTGGTCTCTGATTTCGTAAGCAAGTACGACTCTGGAGAAACCCCGATACCGTGCGTGCTCTGCAACCAGTTCATGAAGTTCGACTTCCTCCTGAAGCGGGCCCTTGAACTTGACGCGGATTTTCTCGCCACGGGCCACTACGCCAGGATATCCCGAAGCGCCGAAACCGGTGAGTACTCCCTTGAGCGGGCCGTTGATCCCGCCAAGGACCAGTCTTACTTTCTCTTCACTCTGGGCCAGAGAGAACTTCAGAAGCTCATTTTCCCCCTGGGAGACAAAACGAAAACCGAAGTGAGAAAAATTGCCGAAAGCATGGGTCTCAGGGTCGCCACAAAGGCCGAGAGCATGGGTGTCTGCTTCATCACGGGAGACGGCTACAGGGAATTCCTTGAGCCCTACCTCAAGAGGGGGAAAATAGAGGGTGACATAGTGGACATGAAGGGAAATCCCGTCGCCAGGCACAGGGGAATTGCCTCCTTTACCATCGGGCAGAGACGCGGACTCGGTTTCGCGAAGGGAAAACCCATGTACGTTGTCGGTATTGACGCGGAGAGAAACGAAGTCAGGGTCGGAGAGGAAAAGGACCTTTACAGCAGCTCCCTTGCCGCGGGAAATCTCTCCTGGGTAAGCGGGCCTCCTGAAGGAGAGATCGAGGTGCGCTCGAAAATAAGGTACCGCCACGGCGCAGTCCCTTCCAGGGTAGCTGTCATGGACGACGGGGATGCGATAGTCAGTTTCTCCGAACCGCAAAAAGCCGTAACGCCCGGCCAGGCAATCGTTTTCTACAAGGATGAAACCGTTATGGGCGGCGGCTGGATAAAAGGGGCGCGCGTCCAATGA
- a CDS encoding mannose-1-phosphate guanylyltransferase/mannose-6-phosphate isomerase has protein sequence MSKENLYCLILAGGRGTRLWPLSRRSLPKQFLSINGDESLLLATLKRAARLVAEENIFVVLEEKQRPLIEENLRSTDFLGKIKIITEPVGRNTAPAILLGMLEIVSEDEGSVIMVFPSDHVVGDDENFRDHVRRAVSLAEDDYIVCFGITPSVPETGYGYIEGGESLRDGGLRIKRFIEKPSAEVASEYLLSGNFFWNSGMFVFRARTMVDEYAVLCPDVYEPIHEASRGKISRDVYAGLPSVPVDRAVMERTSRGAVIPSSFPWSDVGSWRLFYEFFPKDSEGNVIEGDVILRDTGGSIVKSSSRLVCVSGLRNVAVIETRDAVFVSDLDRSNEAGEFAKELRERGRDEADRPKAVHYPWGSREEIQKGELSRVTKTTVFSGKAARTENTSSQNLRLLVLEGEALIISDEGSDELFPGQTVFLEGGENCTVQNKSDDVLLILEIFSVRG, from the coding sequence ATGTCTAAAGAAAATCTTTACTGCCTTATTCTTGCCGGGGGACGGGGAACCAGGCTCTGGCCTCTCTCAAGGCGGTCTCTGCCCAAGCAGTTCCTCAGTATAAACGGAGATGAATCACTTCTGCTTGCGACGCTTAAACGCGCCGCCCGTCTTGTCGCTGAAGAAAACATATTTGTTGTGCTTGAGGAAAAACAGCGCCCGCTGATTGAAGAGAACCTCCGTTCCACTGATTTCCTGGGAAAGATAAAAATTATTACCGAGCCCGTGGGCAGAAACACTGCTCCGGCGATTCTGCTTGGGATGCTTGAGATTGTCTCAGAAGACGAGGGCTCGGTGATAATGGTTTTTCCCTCGGATCATGTGGTCGGGGACGACGAGAACTTCCGTGATCACGTTCGAAGGGCGGTTTCGCTTGCCGAAGACGATTACATAGTATGTTTTGGAATCACTCCCTCTGTCCCCGAGACCGGATACGGATACATCGAGGGAGGGGAGTCGCTTCGCGACGGCGGGCTTAGAATAAAAAGGTTCATAGAGAAGCCCAGCGCCGAAGTTGCGAGTGAGTACCTGCTTTCGGGAAATTTCTTCTGGAACAGCGGAATGTTCGTTTTCCGGGCCCGGACCATGGTTGATGAATACGCGGTTCTTTGCCCCGACGTGTATGAGCCGATCCACGAAGCTTCCCGCGGGAAAATCAGCAGGGATGTTTACGCCGGGCTTCCTTCTGTTCCCGTTGACCGGGCGGTAATGGAGAGGACCTCGCGCGGAGCCGTGATACCGTCTTCTTTTCCGTGGAGCGACGTAGGGTCATGGCGGCTTTTCTACGAATTTTTCCCGAAAGATTCCGAGGGCAACGTGATTGAAGGAGACGTAATCCTGAGGGATACGGGGGGTTCCATTGTAAAAAGCAGCTCGAGGCTTGTCTGCGTATCCGGTCTTCGCAACGTTGCCGTGATTGAAACTAGGGACGCCGTTTTTGTCTCCGATCTTGACCGCTCGAATGAGGCGGGCGAGTTTGCGAAGGAATTAAGAGAGCGGGGGAGGGATGAGGCAGACCGTCCGAAAGCAGTTCACTATCCTTGGGGCAGCAGGGAAGAAATTCAAAAAGGGGAACTCTCAAGAGTAACGAAAACAACAGTTTTTTCCGGTAAAGCCGCAAGGACGGAGAATACCTCTTCTCAAAACCTGCGACTGCTGGTTCTGGAGGGAGAAGCTCTGATAATCAGCGATGAAGGCAGTGATGAACTCTTCCCGGGGCAGACCGTTTTTCTTGAAGGTGGGGAGAATTGTACAGTTCAGAACAAATCGGACGATGTTCTGCTGATTCTTGAGATTTTTTCAGTTAGGGGCTAA
- a CDS encoding DUF4301 family protein, with amino-acid sequence MNIQKQIERFKKGYPFRRLLRPATVGDGIRKLEEGESRVFQQHYEDALPETSVCKFVPASGAASRMFRDLSMLRETFSSDEAALDPEEKKILEKFLSNAARFPFADLLEQRLGEKTEKIASSGNFRLVFDTLLGTDGLGYGSVPKGLVPFHSYGGERRTAFCEHFREATGYTNSHGTVSMHFTISPAFAERFALEEREAASLLSYEGVSFDVTYSVQDPETDTIAVAMDNTPVTDADGSLLRRPAGHGALLKNLNELCYDCIFIKNIDNVAKEELLPDTVKWKKTLGGSLFSIQKRVFLYTEALSSSWTSEAFEREIISFCREKLFMDLSQELSGLSGAGRREFLFRTLHRPIRVCGVVKNVGEPGGGPFWVEGERGRGESLQIVESAEVDRDSSSQRHIWENSTHFNPVDIVCGVKDFRGEKFNLTGFVDPEAGIITEKTFGAMKIKALELPGLWNGSMSGWITVFVEVPSTTFNPVKTVWDLLKEPHQVE; translated from the coding sequence TTGAATATTCAAAAACAGATCGAACGCTTCAAAAAGGGTTACCCCTTCCGCAGGCTCCTTCGCCCCGCGACAGTCGGCGACGGCATAAGAAAACTGGAAGAGGGTGAGTCCCGGGTGTTTCAACAGCACTACGAGGACGCCCTTCCTGAAACTAGTGTGTGCAAATTCGTTCCGGCATCGGGAGCGGCCTCGAGAATGTTTCGGGACCTCAGTATGCTTCGGGAAACTTTTTCCTCGGACGAAGCGGCTTTGGATCCCGAAGAGAAAAAGATACTTGAGAAATTCCTCTCAAACGCGGCAAGATTTCCCTTCGCGGACCTCCTTGAGCAAAGGCTCGGGGAAAAAACGGAAAAGATTGCCTCTTCGGGGAATTTCAGACTTGTTTTCGACACCCTTTTGGGAACCGACGGCCTGGGTTACGGGAGCGTTCCCAAAGGGCTTGTGCCTTTTCATAGCTACGGCGGGGAGCGGAGGACAGCTTTTTGCGAGCATTTCAGAGAAGCCACAGGGTATACAAACTCGCACGGTACAGTCTCAATGCATTTTACGATTTCCCCTGCCTTTGCGGAGCGGTTTGCTCTGGAGGAGAGGGAGGCAGCTTCTCTTCTGTCCTACGAAGGGGTTTCATTTGACGTAACGTACTCGGTTCAGGACCCCGAAACGGATACAATCGCGGTCGCAATGGACAACACGCCTGTTACTGACGCCGACGGGTCTCTCCTCAGGAGGCCCGCTGGGCACGGGGCGCTGCTGAAGAACCTGAACGAACTCTGCTATGACTGTATTTTTATAAAAAACATAGATAACGTGGCGAAAGAGGAACTTCTCCCCGATACAGTTAAGTGGAAAAAGACCCTGGGGGGCTCTCTCTTCTCTATCCAGAAAAGGGTTTTCCTCTACACAGAAGCTCTTTCTTCCTCCTGGACCTCTGAGGCATTTGAACGGGAGATAATTTCCTTTTGCCGGGAAAAACTTTTCATGGACCTTTCCCAGGAACTTTCAGGGCTGTCTGGAGCTGGCAGGAGGGAGTTCTTGTTTCGGACGCTTCACAGGCCCATCAGGGTATGCGGTGTCGTAAAGAACGTGGGTGAACCGGGCGGCGGTCCGTTCTGGGTGGAAGGAGAAAGAGGAAGGGGAGAGTCGCTTCAGATAGTTGAAAGCGCCGAGGTTGACCGAGATTCCTCTTCCCAACGGCATATATGGGAGAACTCAACCCATTTTAATCCTGTGGATATTGTCTGCGGAGTAAAGGATTTTAGGGGAGAGAAATTTAATCTGACTGGCTTTGTCGACCCGGAAGCCGGAATTATTACCGAAAAAACCTTTGGTGCTATGAAGATAAAGGCTCTTGAGCTTCCCGGGCTCTGGAACGGTTCCATGTCCGGCTGGATAACGGTTTTCGTGGAAGTTCCCTCCACAACGTTTAATCCCGTGAAAACCGTATGGGATCTTCTGAAGGAGCCCCATCAGGTAGAGTAA
- a CDS encoding DNA-3-methyladenine glycosylase I encodes MRRCPWCERTGIERDYHDKEWGVPVFSDAKQFEFLVLESAQAGLSWLTVLRKRENYRRLYDGFDPEKVARYGEEKIRELMSDSGIIRNRRKIEASINNAARFLEIRDEFGSFSDYLWGFTDGVPVTNAWEELSEIPASTELSVRVSCDLKKRGFRFMGPTIVYAHLQATGVVNDHLVSCFRYEEIMGLGKGIK; translated from the coding sequence ATGCGCAGATGTCCATGGTGCGAGCGCACCGGTATTGAGAGGGATTACCACGACAAGGAGTGGGGAGTGCCGGTTTTCTCTGACGCGAAACAGTTTGAGTTTCTGGTTCTCGAATCCGCCCAGGCAGGCCTCAGCTGGCTTACCGTTCTCCGCAAGAGGGAGAACTACAGGCGTCTTTACGACGGGTTCGATCCGGAAAAAGTCGCCCGCTACGGAGAGGAAAAGATACGGGAACTCATGTCGGACAGCGGAATAATACGCAACCGCAGGAAAATAGAGGCGTCGATAAACAACGCCGCCCGGTTCCTGGAAATACGGGATGAGTTCGGGAGCTTCTCCGATTATCTGTGGGGATTTACGGACGGAGTTCCGGTTACGAACGCCTGGGAGGAACTATCGGAAATACCGGCCTCGACGGAACTTTCCGTGAGGGTGAGTTGCGACCTTAAGAAACGAGGCTTCCGCTTCATGGGGCCCACTATCGTCTACGCCCATCTTCAGGCGACGGGGGTGGTGAACGATCACCTGGTCTCGTGTTTTCGCTACGAGGAGATTATGGGCTTAGGCAAGGGAATCAAATAG
- a CDS encoding permease — protein sequence MRTVSNTDNDQVSCCHVPSPGEPLRISRNLKISLALLLFLIAVSFLPSLSPLNASLLGYLRLLAIPLAAGFLLGGAVDYFVPEGFIYRYLGKTGKSSLLYALAGGFLMSSCSHGILAIAIQIYRKGASTPAVITFLLASPWANFPVTILLVSFFGWKGVLFIVTAGFIAILTGLIFEALERGGHVEKNDVTGLGEGYEWEKIKNFSLRESVQGVLRGSLSLSNMVLWWLIIGLIAAVLIDVYVPGEFFMRYLGPDTGGLLLTLVGATVIEVCSEGSSVIAFEIYDKVQAFGNPFVFLMAGVVTDYTEIGLLWTSIGRKTALLLPAVAVPQVLFFGFLYNAIL from the coding sequence GTGCGTACGGTTTCTAACACGGATAATGATCAGGTTTCATGTTGCCATGTTCCTTCTCCCGGCGAGCCGCTTCGAATCAGCCGAAACCTGAAAATCTCTCTCGCGTTGCTTCTCTTCCTGATCGCCGTTTCCTTCCTTCCTTCTCTTTCGCCCCTTAATGCCTCTCTTCTGGGCTATCTCCGGCTGCTCGCCATTCCGCTTGCCGCGGGTTTTCTTCTTGGCGGGGCCGTGGATTATTTCGTTCCCGAGGGGTTTATATACAGGTATCTCGGCAAAACGGGCAAGTCCTCGCTTCTCTACGCTCTTGCGGGAGGTTTTCTGATGTCTTCCTGTTCCCACGGAATACTCGCCATAGCGATCCAGATCTACAGAAAAGGGGCAAGCACCCCTGCCGTGATAACATTCCTGCTCGCTTCTCCCTGGGCGAATTTTCCCGTAACCATTCTTCTCGTAAGCTTTTTCGGGTGGAAGGGTGTTCTGTTCATAGTCACGGCGGGATTTATCGCCATTCTTACCGGTCTGATATTCGAGGCACTTGAGCGGGGAGGCCACGTGGAGAAAAACGACGTCACGGGCTTGGGAGAAGGGTACGAGTGGGAGAAGATAAAGAATTTTTCGCTGAGGGAAAGTGTTCAGGGGGTTCTCAGGGGTAGTCTCAGTCTTTCCAATATGGTTCTCTGGTGGCTTATAATCGGCCTTATAGCGGCGGTCCTGATAGATGTGTACGTGCCCGGGGAATTTTTCATGCGTTATCTGGGTCCGGACACGGGCGGCCTTCTGCTCACCCTTGTGGGAGCTACCGTTATTGAGGTCTGCAGCGAGGGAAGTTCGGTTATCGCGTTTGAGATCTATGACAAGGTCCAGGCGTTTGGAAATCCCTTTGTTTTCCTGATGGCGGGGGTTGTGACCGACTATACGGAGATCGGGCTTCTCTGGACCAGCATAGGCAGAAAGACGGCGCTTCTGCTTCCCGCGGTTGCAGTTCCCCAAGTGCTTTTTTTCGGGTTTCTTTACAATGCCATTCTTTGA
- the trxB gene encoding thioredoxin-disulfide reductase — translation MKESYKVVIMGSGPAGLTAALYTARANLEPLVFEGPEAGGQLTTTTDVENFPGFPDGIMGPELMDLMKEQSERFGAQCVQKAVTAVDFSKRPFLVSTEDEQILASTFIISSGATARMLGLPSERELVGYGVSTCATCDGFFFRDKELVVVGGGDSAMEESIFLTKFATRVTVVHRRDKLRASVIMQQRARENEKIDFIWNGVVEDVLGSREDGVTGVRIKDVVTGESYIKECQGMFVAIGHTPNSGIFRGQLDMDDNGYLITSNGTSETSVAGVFAAGDIQDTRYKQAITAAGSGCMAAMDAEKFIEEHGL, via the coding sequence CTGAAAGAAAGCTACAAGGTGGTCATCATGGGTTCCGGTCCTGCGGGGCTGACCGCGGCCCTTTACACGGCGCGAGCGAATCTAGAGCCGCTTGTATTTGAAGGTCCGGAAGCCGGAGGGCAGCTTACCACGACTACCGATGTTGAGAATTTCCCGGGGTTTCCAGACGGAATCATGGGCCCTGAGCTTATGGATCTTATGAAGGAGCAATCCGAACGTTTCGGGGCACAGTGCGTACAGAAGGCCGTAACCGCGGTCGATTTTTCCAAAAGGCCGTTTCTCGTGTCGACGGAAGATGAGCAGATACTTGCCTCCACGTTCATCATTTCCTCGGGTGCCACGGCAAGGATGCTCGGCCTGCCTTCCGAACGTGAGCTTGTGGGTTACGGGGTTTCCACATGCGCCACATGCGACGGATTTTTTTTCAGGGATAAGGAGCTTGTGGTTGTCGGGGGAGGCGACAGCGCCATGGAAGAATCCATCTTCCTTACAAAGTTCGCAACCCGGGTTACGGTGGTTCACAGGCGCGACAAGCTCAGGGCGTCGGTGATAATGCAGCAGAGGGCCAGAGAAAACGAAAAAATAGATTTCATATGGAACGGTGTCGTTGAAGATGTGCTGGGCTCAAGGGAGGACGGAGTAACTGGGGTGCGGATAAAGGATGTCGTGACCGGGGAGAGTTACATTAAGGAGTGTCAGGGCATGTTCGTGGCGATCGGGCACACTCCCAACAGCGGAATCTTCAGGGGACAGCTTGATATGGACGATAACGGTTACCTGATCACCAGTAACGGTACTTCTGAAACAAGCGTTGCCGGCGTTTTTGCCGCCGGAGACATCCAGGATACGAGATACAAACAGGCCATAACGGCGGCGGGAAGCGGGTGCATGGCGGCTATGGACGCGGAAAAGTTCATAGAAGAGCATGGACTTTGA
- the mtaB gene encoding tRNA (N(6)-L-threonylcarbamoyladenosine(37)-C(2))-methylthiotransferase MtaB — MKKISVVTLGCKVNQYDTAALLNHLPSSEFAKNERFDEPADVYVIDTCTVTHKADSEARNYIYRAKRSNPRGVVIVTGCYAQISPEQLSAMEEVDYVIGNSHKFSSLLGVIRRGEIQSEPKVLISDIFKEKKRKFDTPDIRFFPDRTRAFLKVQDGCNYACTFCVIPRARGRSRSLEADEVISRLRTLAGAGYREVVLTGVHLASYGRDIGSDLVGLLGKIEESGAVRRIRLSSLDPADTTEELISFVSESETVCPSFHVALQSGDREVLRKMRRRYSPEQFLECTDTIRSVLPEASIGTDIMVGFPGETQEQFENSRDVAAASELTYFHVFPYSIRKMTPAANMKDQISPQVKKERAAELRALGKTKKENFYRTFIGKTLDAIVESRSNCTTENYINVKLIEGSIDTGAEIRVKIEDVKNETAYATAV; from the coding sequence ATGAAAAAGATCTCCGTTGTAACGTTGGGATGTAAAGTTAATCAATATGACACGGCCGCCCTGCTTAACCATCTGCCATCCTCCGAGTTTGCAAAGAACGAAAGATTCGACGAACCGGCTGACGTGTACGTAATAGATACATGCACCGTCACGCACAAGGCGGATTCGGAAGCGAGAAACTACATATACAGGGCAAAAAGATCAAATCCCCGCGGCGTGGTAATAGTGACGGGCTGCTACGCACAGATATCCCCCGAGCAGCTCTCGGCTATGGAGGAAGTCGACTACGTAATCGGAAATTCCCACAAATTCTCATCCCTTCTCGGAGTCATACGCCGGGGAGAGATCCAGAGCGAACCGAAGGTTCTCATATCCGATATCTTCAAAGAGAAGAAAAGGAAATTCGACACCCCGGATATCAGATTCTTTCCCGACAGGACAAGGGCGTTTCTCAAGGTGCAGGACGGGTGCAACTACGCCTGCACATTTTGCGTGATACCGAGGGCACGCGGGCGGTCCCGCAGCCTGGAGGCTGATGAAGTTATCTCCAGGCTGAGAACTCTTGCGGGCGCGGGATACAGGGAAGTAGTCCTCACCGGTGTTCATCTGGCAAGTTACGGAAGGGACATAGGTTCTGACCTTGTCGGTCTGCTCGGAAAGATTGAGGAATCCGGGGCAGTACGCAGGATAAGACTGAGCTCGCTTGATCCTGCGGACACCACAGAAGAGCTGATCAGCTTCGTCTCGGAATCGGAAACTGTCTGTCCAAGCTTCCACGTAGCGCTTCAAAGCGGAGACAGAGAAGTCCTCAGAAAAATGAGAAGAAGGTACAGCCCCGAGCAGTTCCTTGAGTGCACGGACACTATACGCAGCGTTCTACCGGAGGCCTCGATCGGCACGGACATAATGGTCGGGTTTCCCGGGGAAACGCAGGAGCAGTTTGAAAATTCCCGTGACGTGGCAGCCGCTTCGGAACTCACTTACTTCCATGTGTTTCCCTACTCAATAAGGAAAATGACCCCCGCTGCGAATATGAAAGACCAGATTTCCCCACAGGTGAAAAAGGAAAGAGCGGCGGAGCTACGCGCGCTTGGAAAAACGAAGAAAGAAAACTTTTACAGAACGTTCATAGGCAAAACCCTCGACGCCATTGTCGAGAGCAGATCAAACTGTACCACGGAAAACTACATAAACGTGAAGCTGATTGAAGGCAGCATTGATACCGGAGCGGAAATAAGGGTGAAAATAGAGGATGTAAAAAATGAAACTGCCTACGCGACGGCCGTCTGA